The following are from one region of the Neurospora crassa OR74A linkage group III, whole genome shotgun sequence genome:
- a CDS encoding elongation factor 2, variant 2 produces MPVVQPEKLAKLQQNADDVRNICILAHVDHGKTSLTDALLATNGIISPKLAGKIRYLDSRPDEQQRGITMESSAISLYFSMLRRSAPDATPEAKEYLINLIDSPGHIDFSSEVSTASRLCDGAVVLVDAVEGVCSQTVTVLRQAWTEKLKPLLVINKIDRLVTELKMTPGEAYIHLSKILEQVNAVLGSFFQGERMEEDLNWRDRMEERVAAAAAKEAQIAAGQPDSGELQFQEKDDEEIYFAPEKNNVIFGSAIDGWAFTVRQFAGMYEKKLGIKRGLLEKVLWGNFYMDPKTKKVLGPKHLKGRPLKPIFVQLVLEPIWAVYQATVGGDSGKGDPALLEKITKSLNLSVPPHILRSRDPKLLLTTVFASWLPLSTALLVSVVESLPSPKAAQADRLPDLLASVPGADHIDPKVKDAMVSFKKDPSEPMVAYVSKMISVPESELPENRRRGPLSPEEARELARKKRAEAIRAQGGADGDPDMNDLANAFTSTSLTDNAVPELEEKPVEAEHLIGFARIYSGTLSVGDEIYVLPPKFSPADPHAQPVPKKVTVTALYMLMGRNLEALPSVPAGVVFGIRGLEGSGLLKSGTLCSQLEGSVNLAGIANLAGRPIVRVALEPVNPYDLDKMIQGLHLLVQSDPCAEYEHFSSGEHVLSTAGELHLERCLTDLRERFARCEIQAGAPIVPYRETIVRAEEMRPPVNKELGRGVVVGVTSSRQVTVTLRVRPLPAPVTEFLQKNSAGIKRLYTDRKAAGVEDGTESPSVEEATLENGTPSDVKIEEDEEVSQAATTLTPEELKKQLQAQLDGVKDKEAWKDVIDRIASFGPRRTGANILVDATKDQLFSKAFSADKIRNQAPTGDEKLHPAHFSDKIMYGFQLATQQGPLCNEPVQGIAVFVEDVLVAQTEDDEASSARDRIGRLTGEVIKTVQQSIHKGFLDWSPRLMLAMYSCEIQASTEVLGRVYDVLTRRRGRVQSEAMNEGTPFFTIQALLPVAESFGFADDMRKRTSGAAQPQLIFTGYEILDEDPFWVPFTEDDLEDLGEFGDRENVAKRYMDSVRRRKGLLVEGRNVATNAEKQKTLKR; encoded by the exons ATGCCTGTTGTCCAGCCAGAAAAGCTGGCCAAGCTCCAACAAAATGCCGACGACGTGAGGAAT atTTGTATCTTGGCTCACGTT GACCATGGGAAAACATCACTCACAGATGCCCTTCTCGCCACCAATGGCATCATCTCACCAAAACTCGCCGGAAAGATTCGCTATCTCGATTCCCGGCCGGATGAACAGCAAAGAGGTATCACCATGGAGTCTTCAGCCATTTCACTATACTTCTCCATGTTGAGGAGGTCGGCTCCTGACGCTACTCCCGAGGCCAAGGAGTACTTGATCAACCTGATCGACTCCCCCGGACATATCGATTTCAGCAGTGAAGTGTCCACTGCTTCTCGCCTTTGTGACGGTGCCGTTGTTCTGGTCGATGCTGTCGAAGGCGTCTGCAGTCAGACAGTAACCGTGTTGCGCCAAGCATGGACCGAGAAGCTCAAGCCCCTTCTTGTTATCAACAAAATCGACCGCTTGGTTACCGAGTTGAAGATGACCCCGGGCGAGGCTTATATCCACCTCAGCAAAATTCTCGAGCAAGTCAACGCAGTTCTTGGAAGCTTCTTCCAAGGTGAGCGCATGGAAGAAGATCTCAACTGGCGTGACCGGATGGAGGAAAGAGTGGCTGCCGCCGCGGCCAAGGAGGCTCAAATAGCTGCCGGTCAACCTGACTCCGGCGAGCTTCAGTTCCAGGAaaaagacgacgaggagattTACTTTGCGCCAGAGAAGAACAACGTTATTTTTGGCAGTGCCATCGACGGCTGGGCTTTTACTGTTCGCCAGTTTGCCGGCATGTACGAGAAGAAGCTCGGCATCAAGCGTGGCTTGCTGGAAAAGGTTCTCTGGGGCAACTTCTACATGGATCCCAAGACCAAAAAGGTACTTGGGCCTAAGCATCTTAAGGGCAGACCTCTAAAGCCCATCTTTGTCCAGTTGGTTCTGGAGCCAATTTGGGCTGTCTACCAGGCCACGGTTGGTGGTGACTCCGGTAAGGGTGATCCCGCTCTTTTGGAGAAGATCACCAAGTCCTTGAACCTCAGTGTACCGCCCCACATCCTCCGCTCTCGGGATCCCAAACTACTCCTTACCACGGTGTTTGCTTCTTGGTTGCCTCTCTCTACGGCTTTGCTCGTCTCAGTGGTGGAGTCATTGCCTTCGCCCAAAGCAGCTCAGGCGGACCGTCTCCCAGACCTCCTGGCAAGCGTACCCGGCGCGGACCACATCGATCCCAAGGTCAAAGATGCCATGGTCTCGTTCAAAAAAGATCCATCTGAGCCTATGGTTGCATATGTTAGCAAGATGATATCCGTGCCTGAAAGCGAGCTGCCGGAGAACAGGCGCCGCGGACCGCTTAGCCCTGAGGAGGCTCGAGAGCTGGCGAGAAAGAAGCGCGCCGAAGCCATTCGTGCCCAAGGAGGCGCCGACGGTGACCCTGACATGAACGACCTGGCCAACGCCTTCACCAGCACCTCCTTGACCGACAATGCCGTGCCGGAACTCGAGGAGAAGCCCGTCGAAGCGGAGCATCTCATCGGTTTTGCCCGTATCTACTCGGGCACTCTATCCGTTGGCGACGAGATCTATGTGTTGCCCCCAAAGTTCTCCCCGGCTGATCCTCATGCCCAACCCGTCCCGAAGAAGGTGACGGTTACCGCTCTCTACATGCTCATGGGTCGCAATCTCGAAGCCCTTCCCTCCGTCCCAGCTGGTGTCGTGTTCGGTATTCGCGGTCTCGAAGGCAGCGGCCTTCTCAAGTCCGGAACGCTCTGCAGCCAGCTCGAGGGCTCGGTCAACTTGGCTGGTATCGCCAACCTGGCCGGTCGCCCCATTGTTCGTGTCGCTCTTGAGCCTGTCAACCCCTATGACCTGGACAAGATGATTCAGGGTCTTCACCTCCTTGTCCAGAGCGATCCGTGCGCTGAGTATGAGCACTTCTCCAGTGGCGAGCACGTCCTCTCTACTGCCGGCGAATTGCATCTCGAACGCTGCCTGACGGATCTGCGCGAGCGGTTTGCGCGATGCGAGATCCAAGCCGGTGCGCCCATTGTGCCGTACCGGGAGACGATCGTTCGTGCCGAAGAGATGCGCCCTCCAGTGAACAAGGAACTCGGCCGCGGTGTGGTTGTCGGCGTCACGAGCTCCAGGCAAGTGACGGTGACCCTGCGCGTCAGGCCCCTCCCGGCCCCCGTAACTGAATTCCTCCAGAAGAACTCCGCCGGCATCAAGCGGCTGTACACGGACCGCAAGGCGGCTGGCGTCGAGGACGGCACCGAGTCACCCTCTGTAGAAGAGGCTACGTTGGAGAACGGCACCCCGTCGGACGTCAAGAttgaagaagacgaggaggtgTCCCAagccgccaccaccctcacgcccgaggagctcaagaagcaGCTCCAGGCCCAGCTCGACGGCGTCAAAGACAAGGAGGCTTGGAAGGACGTGATCGACCGCATCGCCTCTTTTGGCCCGCGCAGAACGGGCGCCAACATTCTCGTCGACGCCACCAAGGACCAGCTCTTCAGCAAGGCCTTTTCGGCCGACAAGATCCGCAATCAGGCGCCCACGGGCGACGAGAAGCTGCACCCAGCCCACTTCAGCGATAAGATCATGTACGGTTTCCAGCTGGCCACGCAGCAAGGGCCGCTTTGCAACGAGCCCGTGCAGGGCATCGCCGTCTTCGTGGAGGATGTTCTGGTGGCGCAGAcagaggacgacgaggccTCGTCGGCGCGTGACAGGATCGGCCGCTTGACGGGTGAGGTTATCAAGACGGTGCAGCAGTCGATTCACAAGGGATTCTTGGACTGGTCGCCGCGCTTGATGTTGGCCATGTACTCGTGCGAGATTCAAGCGAGCA CCGAAGTCCTAGGCCGTGTCTACGACGTGCTCacccgccgccgcggccgcGTGCAGTCGGAAGCCATGAACGAAGGCACGCCCTTTTTCACTATCCAGGCCCTGCTGCCCGTGGCCGAGTCGTTCGGGTTCGCCGACGACATGCGCAAGCGCACCTCGGGCGCCGCGCAGCCGCAGCTGATCTTCACGGGTTACGAGATCCTGGACGAGGATCCCTTCTGGGTGCCCTTCACCGAAGACGACTTGGAGGACCTGGGCGAGTTTGGCGACAGGGAGAATGTGGCCAAGAGGTATATGGATAGTGTGCGCAGGAGAAAGGGGTTGTTGGTGGAAGGGAGGAATGTGGCTACTAATGCGGAAAAGCAAAAGACTTTGAAGAGGTAG
- a CDS encoding eukaryotic translation initiation factor 3 produces MSAFQQAQAPARAIDPDSDVEEEALVNDYKEQVQYEEDDAESTQMSLAAQTDDIQSRLAAAAQPLDYSAGLEVKFSSYDSYCSLFHFILNSEGPVDLEPPSYYWAWDVIDEFIYQFNSFSSYRARIARQGNNEEEIAMLRENPNTWGCYSVLNVLYSLIQKSQITEQLAAMKRNEDPAAVAGEYGSKNLYKMLGYFSIIGLLRVHTLLGDFSLALKTLDDIELNKKAMFARVMAAHFTTYYYVGFSYMMMRRYADAIRMFSHILVYVSRTKNFQKNAQYDSITKKNDQMYALIAICVAFQPTRLDDTIHTALREKYGDQLLKLQRGGPEALPIYEELFRTACPKFISPVPPNFDEPEANIDPIEHHLSVFMDEVKTNMFNPTIKSYLRLYTTMDLKKLAGFLEVKPEELRGWLMVNKQRTKQLRWTDGGLLEGELVNVSDLDYALQGDLIHISEAKVGRKLVDWYLRNLSRTYA; encoded by the exons ATGAGCGCCTTCCAGCAAGCGCAAGCGCCCGCCCGCGCCATCGACCCCGATTCGGacgtcgaggaggaggccctCGTCAACGACTACAAGGAGCAGGTCCAatatgaggaggatgacgccGAGTCCACCCAGATGTCCCTCGCCGCCCAGACCGACGACATCCAGTCGCGcctcgccgctgccgcccagCCCCTTGACTACTCCGCCGGTCTGGAGGTCAAGTTCTCGAGCTACGATTCCTACTGCAGCTTGTTCCACTTCATCTTGAACTCCGAGGGCCCCGTCGACCTCGAGCCCCCTTCC TACTACTGGGCTTGGGACGTCATCGATGAATTCATCTACCAGTTCAACTCGTTCTCCTCGTACAGAGCTCGCATCGCCCGTCAAGGTAACAATGAGGAGGAGATCGCCATGCTCCGCGAAAACCCCAACACCTGGGGCTGCTACAGCGTCCTCAACGTCCTCTACTCCCTGATCCAAAAGTCGCAGATCACCGAGCAGTTGGCCGCCATGAAGCGCAACGAGGATCCCGCGGCCGTCGCCGGCGAGTATGGTTCCAAGAACCTCTACAAGATGCTCGGCTACTTCTCCATCATTGGTCTGCTCCGCGTCCACACCCTCCTCGGTGACTTCAGCCTCGCCCTCAAGACCCTCGACGACATCGAGCTCAACAAGAAGGCCATGTTCGCCCGCGTCATGGCTGCCCACTTCACCACCTACTACTATGTCGGTTTCTCCTACATGATGATGCGCCGCTACGCCGATGCCATCCGCATGTTCAGCCACATCCTGGTCTACGTTTCTCGCACCAAGAACTTCCAGAAGAACGCCCAGTACGATTCCATCACCAAGAAGAACGACCAGATGTACGCCCTCATCGCCATCTGCGTTGCCTTCCAGCCCACCCGTCTGGATGACACCATCCACACCGCCCTCCGTGAGAAGTACGGCGACCAGCTCCTCAAGCTCCAGCGCGGTGGCCCCGAGGCCCTCCCCATCTACGAGGAGCTCTTCCGCACCGCCTGCCCCAAGTTCATCTCCCCCGTCCCCCCCAACTTCGACGAGCCCGAGGCCAACATCGACCCCATCGAGCACCACCTTTCCGTCTTCATGGACGAGGTCAAGACCAACATGTTCAACCCCACCATCAAGTCTTACCTCCGCCTGTACACCACCATGGACCTCAAGAAGCTCGCTGGTTTCCTCGAGGTCAAGCCCGAGGAGCTCCGTGGCTGGCTCATGGTCAACAAGCAGCGCACCAAGCAGCTGCGCTGGACCGACGGTGGTCTTCTGGAGGGTGAGCTTGTCAACGTCAGCGATCTCGACTATGCTCTCCAGGGC GACCTCATCCACATCTCCGAGGCCAAGGTTGGCCGCAAGTTGGTTGACTGGTACCTCCGCAACCTTTCGCGCACTTATGCTTGA